From Ostrinia nubilalis chromosome 9, ilOstNubi1.1, whole genome shotgun sequence, one genomic window encodes:
- the LOC135075006 gene encoding pupal cuticle protein 20-like translates to MSTLLVLLSVALLGFAAGGRLDHLTGYSGGFNAGPSRFENVNNGDGTYRFSYDTPTGISAHESGAPRASGPEGPAVTSEGGFSYRAPDGQQISISYTADENGFHPTGSHIPTPPPIPDAILRSLEYNRQHPSSDNGAYNGGRNSYRY, encoded by the exons ATGTCGACCCTG TTAGTTCTATTGTCCGTTGCGCTGCTGGGCTTCGCTGCTGGTGGCCGTCTCGACCATCTTACGGGGTACTCCGGAGGTTTCAATGCTGGCCCCTCCCGCTTCGAAAACGTCAACAATGGCGATGGGACTTACCGATTCAG CTATGACACCCCAACTGGCATATCAGCTCACGAGAGCGGCGCGCCTCGCGCGTCGGGTCCCGAGGGCCCAGCTGTCACATCGGAAGGAGGCTTCTCGTACCGAGCGCCCGACGGCCAGCAGATCTCAATCTCGTACACCGCGGACGAAAACGGCTTCCACCCCACTGGGTCCCATATACCCACCCCGCCGCCCATTCCTGATGCTATCCTCCGCTCGCTGGAGTACAACAGACAGCATCCTTCATC AGATAATGGCGCTTACAACGGTGGACGGAACTCCTACCGCTACTGA